One window of the Vigna radiata var. radiata cultivar VC1973A chromosome 1, Vradiata_ver6, whole genome shotgun sequence genome contains the following:
- the LOC106764107 gene encoding eukaryotic translation initiation factor 3 subunit G-like, with the protein MAHQGEPAKLRWGELEEDDGEDLDFLLPPRQVIGPDDNGIKKVIEYKFDEDGNKVKITTTTRTRKLANARLSKRAVERRSWPKFGDAVHEEVGSRLTMVSTEEILLERPKPLGSKTEEPKTGGDPLAQFQKGAVLMVCRTCGKKGDHWTSRCPYKDLAPPSEGFVDKPATLDAAAATGGATKGAYVPPGMRAGAERSSGSDMRRRNDENSVRVTNLSEDTREPDLLELFRPFGPVSRVYVAIDQKTSMSRGFGFVNFVNREDAQRAINKLNGYGYDNLILRVEWATPRAN; encoded by the exons ATGGCGCATCAAGGGGAACCGGCAAAGCTGCGGTGGGGCGAGCTGGAGGAGGACGACGGCGAGGATCTGGACTTCCTCCTCCCGCCGCGACAGGTCATAGGGCCTGATGACAACGGGATAAAGAAGGTGATTGAGTACAAGTTCGACGAGGACGGTAACAAGGTGAAGATAACAACCACCACGCGCACTCGAAAGCTCGCCAACGCGCGTCTCAGCAAACGCGCGGTCGAGCGTCGCTCCTGGCCCAAGTTCGGTGACGCCGTCCACGAAGAAGTCGGCAGCCGCCTCACCATGGTATCCACGGAAGAGATCCTCCTCGAACGCCCCAAGCCTCTCG GATCCAAAACGGAGGAGCCGAAGACTGGTGGAGACCCCTTGGCTCAATTCCAGAAAGGTGCTGTTCTGATGGTGTGTAGGACTTGTGGGAAGAAGGGTGATCACTGGACCTCAAGGTGTCCATACAAGGATCTCGCCCCGCCATCTGAGGGATTCGTGGATAAGCCTGCAACATTAGATGCTGCAGCGGCAACAGGTGGCGCAACCAAGGGAGCCTATGTGCCTCCTGGTATGAGGGCTGGGGCTGAGAGGAGTAGTGGATCTGATATGCGGCGAAGGAATGATGAGAACTCTGTGAGGGTAACCAACCTCTCTGAAGACACAAGAGAACCAGATTTGCTGGAGCTGTTCCGTCCTTTTGGTCCTGTGAGCAGAGTTTATGTTGCCATTGATCAGAAGACTAGCATGAGCAGGGGCTTTGGCTTTGTAAACTTTGTGAACAGGGAAGATGCACAAAGAGCTATCAACAAACTTAATGGGTATGGATACGATAATCTGATACTTAGAGTTGAATGGGCGACCCCTAGGGCAAACTAG